In Thermococcus camini, a genomic segment contains:
- the pcp gene encoding pyroglutamyl-peptidase I: MKVLITGFEPFGGEEINPSWKAVERLPEEIGGAKIVKRRLPVTFRGVREILPRLIVKESPDVVILTGQAGGRPNITVERVAINVMDSTMPDNEGFAPEDEPVFEGAPAAYFATLPVKAIVAALRGENIPAAVSNTAGTYVCNAAMFTALHTIAVAGMETRAGFIHVPFIPEQALEKPRPSMALETITRAFEVAVRTSLEV, encoded by the coding sequence GTGAAGGTTCTCATAACCGGTTTTGAACCCTTTGGGGGAGAGGAGATAAACCCGTCATGGAAGGCAGTTGAACGGCTTCCTGAGGAAATTGGGGGGGCGAAGATAGTTAAGCGCAGGCTGCCGGTGACCTTCAGGGGCGTCAGAGAGATTCTGCCGAGGCTGATTGTCAAGGAGAGTCCGGACGTGGTTATCCTGACGGGCCAGGCCGGAGGGAGGCCGAACATAACCGTCGAGCGCGTTGCGATAAACGTCATGGACAGCACGATGCCCGATAACGAGGGGTTTGCCCCGGAAGATGAGCCAGTATTTGAGGGCGCTCCTGCCGCGTACTTTGCGACCCTCCCGGTAAAGGCCATCGTTGCTGCCCTTAGGGGGGAGAACATACCGGCAGCGGTCTCCAACACTGCAGGAACGTACGTCTGCAACGCTGCCATGTTCACGGCGCTCCACACGATAGCCGTCGCTGGAATGGAAACCAGGGCTGGCTTCATCCACGTGCCCTTTATCCCCGAGCAGGCCCTGGAAAAGCCGAGGCCCTCTATGGCCCTGGAAACCATAACGCGGGCATTTGAGGTCGCCGTTAGAACCTCGCTTGAGGTCTGA
- a CDS encoding DUF460 domain-containing protein: protein MRVRPILILGIDVISENPKKFAVVSWFNGRLERKGEFTLYRLIRFIQSKRPDIIALDSVTELGDDLRKFLRALPSGTKLVQVTGRPGEQRSLQSLAKEHGIRTFDRFDPYEEAKLSALLASKGVGYEVLAFEDEVIIKVTRGRSHGKGGWSQDRYRKRVHNLVRDKVREIEEGLRRADIPFDLETEERDYGLARGEFRVYAAREELAGLIRPMRGGDVEVRIQPVERAELGFAPLRGEEAIRERRSIIVGIDPGITVGIAVIDLSGNIVALHSERNMPVGEVFRFISEIGHPLVVATDVSPAPGFVEKIARSFKANLFVPRESLRVQDKNELLRDLGVSVDDDHQRDALAAAYKAYLRLKPKLEHVDARLREAGLSKKADEVKALVIQGYNLGEAMQRVALRERSRAEEKPEEARRQGPDVEQYLRRIHELERRIGFLERENAELREIIKEQRKTIGRLERRIADYDEEVRRKVLRERELEAKVKRIEALEKQLHEAKAVIERLSRDLVQVKRMNVVEIRGSAVPLKVMNVLSWRELERLEREIGVKRGDVLFVVNPAGAGRAIAEELVEKGIRALITEKPLPESVRVVLREAHVPFFTGDELDVKRVDEFAVVERETLEKAIDELLARWEEEDKEEEAERLLRLVEEYRIERMKELRRRAEGESKHR from the coding sequence ATGAGGGTGAGGCCTATTCTAATCCTCGGCATTGATGTGATAAGTGAGAATCCGAAGAAGTTCGCGGTGGTGAGCTGGTTCAACGGCAGGCTTGAGAGAAAGGGTGAGTTCACCCTCTACAGGTTAATCCGCTTCATCCAGTCCAAGAGGCCGGATATAATAGCTCTTGACAGCGTCACTGAGCTCGGCGATGATTTGCGGAAGTTTCTTCGAGCCCTTCCGAGCGGGACGAAGCTCGTCCAGGTGACCGGAAGGCCAGGGGAACAGAGAAGCCTCCAGAGTTTAGCCAAGGAGCACGGGATAAGAACCTTCGATAGGTTTGACCCCTACGAGGAGGCCAAGCTCTCCGCCCTTCTCGCGAGCAAGGGTGTTGGCTACGAGGTTTTAGCTTTTGAGGATGAGGTTATAATCAAGGTAACCCGGGGAAGGAGTCACGGCAAGGGCGGCTGGAGCCAGGACCGCTATAGAAAGCGCGTCCACAACCTCGTCAGGGATAAGGTGAGGGAGATAGAGGAGGGGCTCAGAAGGGCGGATATACCCTTTGACCTCGAAACGGAGGAGCGGGACTACGGTCTGGCCAGGGGAGAGTTCCGAGTCTACGCGGCCAGGGAGGAGCTGGCAGGGCTGATAAGGCCCATGCGCGGCGGTGACGTTGAGGTGAGGATTCAGCCCGTCGAGAGGGCCGAGCTGGGCTTCGCTCCGCTCAGGGGCGAGGAGGCGATAAGAGAGAGGCGGAGCATAATCGTCGGCATAGACCCCGGCATAACGGTGGGCATAGCCGTGATAGACCTGAGTGGAAACATAGTGGCCCTTCACAGCGAGAGGAACATGCCGGTCGGCGAGGTCTTCAGGTTCATAAGCGAGATCGGCCACCCCCTTGTGGTTGCCACCGACGTCTCGCCAGCCCCGGGCTTCGTGGAGAAGATAGCCCGCTCCTTCAAGGCCAACCTCTTTGTCCCCCGGGAGAGCCTCCGCGTCCAGGACAAGAACGAGCTCCTGAGGGACCTGGGGGTAAGCGTTGATGACGACCACCAGCGCGACGCTTTAGCGGCCGCTTACAAGGCCTACCTCCGGCTGAAGCCGAAGCTTGAGCACGTGGATGCCAGACTGCGTGAGGCCGGGCTTAGCAAGAAGGCGGACGAAGTCAAGGCCCTGGTCATTCAGGGCTACAACCTCGGAGAGGCCATGCAGAGGGTGGCGCTCCGCGAGAGGTCGAGGGCGGAGGAGAAGCCCGAAGAGGCCAGAAGGCAGGGCCCGGACGTTGAGCAGTACCTCAGGAGAATCCACGAGCTTGAACGGAGGATAGGGTTCCTTGAGAGGGAGAACGCCGAACTGAGAGAGATAATAAAGGAGCAGCGGAAGACTATAGGCAGGCTTGAGAGAAGAATAGCGGACTACGACGAGGAAGTCAGGAGGAAGGTCCTCCGCGAGAGGGAGCTTGAGGCAAAGGTAAAGCGCATAGAGGCCCTTGAGAAGCAGCTCCACGAAGCAAAGGCCGTGATAGAGAGGCTGAGCAGGGACCTTGTCCAGGTAAAGAGGATGAACGTGGTTGAGATTCGAGGCTCCGCCGTCCCTCTAAAGGTCATGAACGTCCTCAGCTGGCGCGAGCTCGAAAGACTGGAGCGCGAGATAGGTGTAAAGCGGGGCGATGTCCTGTTCGTGGTGAATCCCGCCGGTGCCGGGAGGGCCATAGCGGAGGAGCTGGTGGAGAAGGGGATCCGGGCGCTGATAACGGAAAAACCTCTGCCCGAATCAGTTCGGGTGGTTCTCAGGGAGGCCCACGTTCCATTTTTCACTGGCGATGAACTCGACGTCAAGCGCGTCGATGAGTTCGCTGTAGTCGAGCGGGAGACCCTCGAAAAGGCCATTGACGAACTGCTCGCCAGATGGGAAGAAGAGGATAAAGAGGAGGAGGCAGAGAGGCTCCTCCGCCTGGTGGAAGAGTACAGAATAGAGCGCATGAAGGAGCTGAGGAGAAGGGCCGAGGGGGAAAGCAAGCATAGGTAG
- a CDS encoding transcriptional regulator produces the protein MEALRELSRNHTLGNPVRLGVMLYLLPRGRVLFRDLLEVLEVTPGNLDSHLKALEKAGYIKIYKVIADRPRTAVRITEKGAKETGDYLRALKEALSLIPAED, from the coding sequence ATGGAGGCCCTGCGAGAGCTAAGCAGGAACCACACACTCGGAAACCCGGTTAGGTTAGGTGTGATGCTCTACCTGCTTCCCCGGGGGAGGGTGCTCTTCCGGGACCTCCTGGAGGTCCTGGAGGTAACGCCAGGCAATCTTGACTCGCACCTTAAGGCACTCGAAAAAGCAGGCTACATCAAGATTTACAAGGTGATAGCGGACAGACCGAGAACGGCCGTAAGGATAACGGAGAAGGGGGCGAAAGAAACCGGCGATTATTTGAGGGCGCTGAAGGAAGCGCTATCGCTCATTCCCGCGGAAGACTGA
- a CDS encoding TIGR04140 family protein, with protein sequence MRIVETPIPLSELEEIREKSGAEVKLAFLGKIERNGITLNRVLVEGSPEEIERFMEKLRLARAGG encoded by the coding sequence TTGAGGATTGTTGAAACGCCAATTCCCCTCAGCGAGCTCGAGGAAATACGCGAGAAGAGCGGGGCAGAGGTTAAGCTTGCCTTCCTTGGAAAAATCGAGAGGAACGGTATAACCCTCAACAGGGTTCTGGTAGAGGGAAGTCCTGAGGAAATCGAGCGCTTCATGGAAAAACTTAGACTCGCAAGGGCCGGGGGTTAG
- a CDS encoding ATP-binding protein: MRAVEERLVESIVRRTIDTAEARLRKYVFTPTGEKRPERKPLTDLKEEVELFLKIRENKLLVLYGLRGVGKTTMLAQMYFKLLPQIPRERLVYVSLDKLRPLGISLNDFLQAYERLLGERIEELSQPTFLFIDEAHYDENFGTTVKDLHDSASNLMIVVTGSSSLPLKLDPDLMRRAKKLRVPPLTFTEYLLLKKGIRIPGELSMALKRAFLNCDFSGIQEKLRGVLLKFTERDVEDYLIQGSLPIYLTSGNPLEDAYEILRKIVEVDLVREGLSETTREKVLGLLLLLASGESLAYDDLSSTLGLAKATVEKMIEKLEDLEVIFPVRAYGSLGKVARKTPKYKFLAPMLRSAVLYEFGLFERDSKTLGMLLEDAVALYLHLLAKEKKLGLHYDAQKGGADFILKGHTTGVVVEVGWGRKSVRQVVKTMKKTGLTCGIVVYNGPLKKKDDVWFVPRELLLLML, encoded by the coding sequence GTGAGGGCTGTGGAGGAAAGACTCGTAGAAAGCATTGTGAGAAGAACCATTGACACGGCGGAGGCAAGGCTTAGAAAGTATGTATTTACCCCAACTGGAGAAAAAAGACCTGAAAGGAAACCTCTCACGGATCTTAAAGAGGAAGTCGAGTTATTCCTTAAAATCCGGGAGAACAAACTTTTGGTTCTCTACGGTCTTCGTGGTGTTGGAAAGACCACCATGCTTGCCCAGATGTATTTCAAGCTTCTCCCCCAAATTCCAAGGGAGAGACTCGTTTACGTCTCCCTCGACAAGCTTCGTCCGTTGGGAATAAGTCTGAACGACTTCCTTCAGGCCTACGAGCGTCTCCTCGGCGAAAGAATCGAAGAGCTCAGCCAGCCAACCTTCCTGTTCATTGACGAAGCCCATTATGATGAGAACTTTGGGACTACGGTGAAAGACCTCCATGACTCCGCGAGCAATCTCATGATTGTGGTTACCGGATCTTCCTCACTCCCCCTTAAGCTTGACCCCGACTTGATGAGAAGGGCCAAGAAGCTCAGGGTGCCACCTCTTACCTTCACCGAGTACCTGCTTCTGAAAAAGGGGATAAGAATTCCCGGGGAGCTTAGTATGGCTTTAAAGCGCGCATTTCTCAACTGTGATTTCTCCGGAATCCAGGAGAAGCTTAGGGGAGTACTGCTAAAGTTCACTGAAAGAGACGTTGAGGATTACCTCATTCAAGGCTCGCTACCCATTTACCTAACTTCCGGGAATCCGCTTGAAGATGCTTATGAGATACTGAGAAAGATTGTTGAAGTTGATTTAGTGAGAGAAGGGCTTTCTGAGACGACACGGGAAAAGGTTCTTGGTCTGTTACTTCTTCTTGCCTCCGGCGAAAGCTTAGCATACGATGACTTGAGCTCAACTTTGGGGCTTGCCAAGGCGACTGTAGAAAAAATGATTGAGAAGCTTGAGGACCTCGAAGTCATCTTCCCGGTAAGGGCCTACGGTTCTTTGGGCAAAGTCGCTCGAAAGACTCCGAAGTATAAGTTTCTGGCACCAATGCTCAGGAGTGCGGTGCTTTACGAGTTTGGACTCTTTGAAAGGGATTCAAAAACACTCGGCATGCTTCTTGAGGATGCCGTAGCGCTTTATCTTCACCTGCTTGCCAAGGAGAAGAAATTGGGGCTTCACTACGATGCCCAAAAAGGCGGTGCGGACTTTATCTTGAAGGGACACACTACAGGAGTTGTGGTTGAGGTCGGCTGGGGGAGAAAGAGCGTCCGTCAAGTTGTCAAGACCATGAAGAAGACGGGGTTAACCTGCGGTATTGTGGTATACAATGGTCCTTTGAAAAAGAAGGACGATGTATGGTTTGTACCGAGGGAGCTCCTTTTACTGATGCTCTAA
- a CDS encoding TIGR00269 family protein — MKCSKCGRDAVYHARYTGRYYCRKHFNEMVEKKFKETVKKYRLIEKGERIAVGVSGGKDSVVLMHLLTKLREKFPFELVAITIDEGIAGYRPPSVEIARRNAEKLGVEHRIYSFKEYIGFTLDETVEIMGSFEKGERVGACSYCGVWRRWLLNYAAKDVGADKLAVGHNLDDEVQMFIMNILRGDIARLGRTGPYYEEIHPELVPRIKPLREIPEKEIVLYAVLNNIEVDFSECPYAVEAFRAEIRDWLNEMEEKHPGTKYQILRSYDKLFPLIAKTYTKKTSELNRCKICGQPTTGEICKACAFRLQVGRKAREKGLTFRVE; from the coding sequence ATGAAGTGTTCAAAGTGCGGCCGTGATGCAGTCTATCATGCGAGATACACCGGGCGGTACTACTGCAGGAAACACTTCAACGAGATGGTAGAGAAGAAGTTCAAGGAGACGGTGAAGAAGTACCGCCTCATCGAGAAGGGTGAGAGGATAGCCGTTGGTGTGAGCGGCGGGAAGGACAGCGTCGTTCTCATGCATCTCCTGACGAAGCTGCGCGAGAAGTTCCCCTTCGAGCTGGTTGCTATAACGATAGATGAAGGCATAGCCGGTTACAGGCCTCCCAGCGTTGAGATAGCCAGAAGGAACGCCGAGAAGCTGGGGGTAGAGCATCGCATCTACTCCTTCAAAGAATACATCGGCTTCACGCTGGATGAGACCGTCGAGATAATGGGGAGCTTCGAGAAGGGGGAAAGAGTCGGTGCCTGTTCTTACTGTGGCGTCTGGAGACGGTGGCTTCTGAACTACGCGGCTAAAGACGTCGGAGCTGATAAATTAGCTGTCGGCCACAACTTAGATGACGAAGTCCAGATGTTCATAATGAACATCCTGAGGGGGGACATAGCCCGACTGGGCAGGACGGGCCCATACTACGAGGAGATACACCCCGAGCTTGTCCCCAGGATAAAGCCCCTCCGTGAGATTCCCGAGAAGGAGATAGTTCTCTACGCGGTCCTCAACAACATAGAGGTTGATTTCAGCGAGTGCCCCTACGCGGTCGAAGCCTTCCGTGCCGAAATCCGCGACTGGCTCAACGAGATGGAAGAAAAACACCCCGGCACCAAATACCAGATCCTCAGGAGCTACGACAAGCTCTTCCCGCTGATAGCGAAGACCTACACCAAAAAGACGAGCGAACTGAACCGCTGTAAGATATGCGGCCAGCCGACAACGGGAGAGATATGCAAGGCCTGTGCCTTTAGACTTCAGGTGGGGAGGAAGGCCAGGGAGAAGGGATTAACTTTCAGGGTTGAGTGA
- a CDS encoding site-2 protease family protein, with protein MNSTLVAVIAGIIGFWLVLYAIFGRREEREEGLTVDMFIAMWRTKRLLGFIDGLSRRNRRFWKVYADVGIALGFMGMVYVFYALLRTALRTIQSGGTGGGVQLVIPGITIPLWYGLIALAVVMVVHELSHGIVARAENLPLKSVGLVLLAVIPGAFVEPDEEELERASLRTRLRVYGAGSLANVTTAFLAVLILNFAISPVLQPSGILVSGVLEDGPAYGILQKGDVIVAMDGEKITDMESFINFMNGTKPGQMVTLTVLRGGQELNLQLKLGTHPDNPEKGYIGIYPAQNVVSKVGADWLVLPLFFTFYWIYVLNIGIGLMNLFPLVPLDGGRMLDDVFKRYLPESVAKPVRYFTIGVGLFLLALNILPAIMNLAG; from the coding sequence ATGAACAGCACCCTGGTGGCAGTCATCGCGGGAATCATCGGCTTCTGGCTCGTCCTCTATGCCATCTTCGGAAGGAGAGAGGAGAGGGAAGAGGGCCTCACCGTGGACATGTTCATCGCCATGTGGAGAACGAAGAGACTGCTCGGGTTCATTGATGGTCTCTCGCGCAGGAACAGACGCTTCTGGAAGGTCTACGCGGATGTTGGAATCGCCCTCGGCTTTATGGGCATGGTTTACGTCTTCTATGCACTCCTGAGAACTGCACTGAGGACCATCCAGAGCGGAGGAACAGGCGGAGGTGTACAGCTCGTTATCCCCGGAATAACTATACCCCTCTGGTACGGCCTGATAGCCCTCGCCGTCGTCATGGTAGTCCACGAGCTGAGCCACGGAATAGTGGCGAGGGCCGAGAACCTGCCGCTGAAATCTGTGGGTCTGGTTCTCCTCGCCGTCATACCCGGCGCCTTCGTCGAGCCGGACGAGGAGGAGCTTGAGAGGGCCTCCCTGCGCACCAGGCTGAGGGTTTACGGGGCCGGCTCACTCGCCAACGTCACAACGGCGTTCCTGGCGGTTCTGATACTCAACTTCGCCATATCCCCAGTCCTTCAGCCCTCGGGAATCCTCGTGTCCGGCGTGCTGGAGGACGGCCCGGCCTATGGAATCCTTCAGAAGGGGGATGTTATAGTCGCCATGGATGGGGAAAAGATAACCGATATGGAGAGCTTCATAAACTTCATGAACGGAACGAAGCCGGGTCAGATGGTCACGCTCACGGTCCTCAGGGGAGGTCAGGAGCTGAACCTCCAACTGAAGCTCGGGACACATCCGGATAACCCCGAGAAGGGCTACATAGGAATCTACCCCGCGCAGAACGTGGTCTCAAAGGTTGGAGCCGACTGGCTGGTGCTGCCGCTGTTTTTCACCTTCTACTGGATATACGTTCTCAACATAGGCATTGGACTTATGAACCTCTTCCCGCTTGTCCCGCTGGACGGGGGGAGGATGCTCGACGACGTGTTCAAACGCTACCTGCCGGAGAGTGTCGCGAAGCCGGTCAGGTACTTCACCATAGGGGTGGGCCTCTTCCTGCTGGCTCTCAACATCCTCCCCGCGATAATGAACCTCGCGGGATAG
- a CDS encoding glycosyltransferase, producing MRPAVSVIIPTYNRDELLRRAIESVLNQSFDDFEVLVVDGARSESTRELIRSFGDGRIRYVPQRGKGIANARNLGVLKARGKFIAFLDDDDRWRRDKLELQMEAFRELPRDYGLIYTAFTYYYLERGRILGIKHPRASGDVYRHMLRDNITGTSTIIVRRECFKKAGLFRESFPTCEDWDMWLRMSKICRFGAIDEPLVDYSIHSGQFSFAKYLAGRYRMIEEHGDIRHDPRVLSYHLLQIGILKLFGGDRSGAREVLTAFRLNPTMRGNLSDVIRSLLDVRTKVYILKFLGRL from the coding sequence GTGAGGCCGGCTGTTTCGGTCATAATCCCAACCTACAACAGGGACGAGCTCCTCAGGAGGGCAATAGAGAGCGTATTAAACCAGAGTTTCGACGACTTCGAGGTGCTCGTGGTGGACGGCGCCAGGAGCGAATCGACGAGGGAACTCATCAGGTCTTTCGGGGACGGTAGGATAAGATACGTTCCCCAGCGGGGAAAGGGCATAGCCAACGCCCGCAACCTCGGCGTTTTGAAGGCCCGGGGGAAGTTCATAGCCTTCCTCGACGATGACGACCGGTGGAGGAGGGACAAGCTCGAGCTCCAGATGGAGGCCTTCAGGGAGCTCCCCAGGGACTACGGGCTAATCTACACGGCGTTTACATACTACTACCTGGAGCGGGGAAGGATTCTGGGGATAAAGCACCCCCGGGCAAGCGGGGACGTCTACAGACACATGCTGAGGGACAACATAACCGGAACGTCCACGATAATTGTGAGGCGTGAGTGCTTCAAGAAGGCGGGACTTTTCAGGGAGAGCTTCCCGACCTGCGAGGACTGGGACATGTGGTTGAGGATGTCAAAGATATGCCGCTTCGGAGCGATAGACGAGCCTCTGGTTGACTACTCAATCCACTCCGGCCAGTTCTCCTTCGCCAAGTACCTGGCGGGGAGGTACAGAATGATAGAGGAGCACGGGGACATAAGGCACGATCCCCGGGTTCTGAGCTATCACCTCCTCCAGATAGGGATTCTCAAGCTCTTTGGAGGCGACAGAAGCGGGGCCAGAGAGGTGCTGACCGCGTTCAGGCTGAACCCGACGATGAGAGGCAACCTGTCCGACGTTATCCGCTCCCTCCTCGACGTCAGGACGAAGGTGTACATACTCAAGTTCCTGGGGAGGCTCTAG
- a CDS encoding sulfatase-like hydrolase/transferase produces the protein MSVGKPNVILIVLDTLRKDHSKGIERLLTRDFGFTSIENAIATSPWTIPSHASMFTGLYPLYHGVHEGRKRKVPDVRFREDGTYLHEVLASLGYTTYLLTANFFIGPDFGIKSFDEFRDTLRPLIEDRDREELNEVLRKHEPGNALELTWALVKERKFTLPFKIFLRIVGRYGEGWPRDKGAKVTERLLSEMELKRPVYTFINLMEVHEPYSIFEGFTDAPVVNRLLGEEPELVEKWRKGYPRQVEYLEKRLREMMEILEDRNLMESSVIVVTSDHGQLLGEDNRLGHGVFLDDELLRVPLLIRAPREIGEVEGYVSLARIKPFILSQVEGKDFQLASEYALAESFGTHYPYPNLPEEKLEAVKELEKYRIKLYHREGTAVFNVDDWKLEEVESGNGEFERKARKLILRHLSLFTGGRVAG, from the coding sequence ATGTCCGTGGGTAAGCCAAACGTCATACTCATCGTCCTCGACACCCTGAGGAAGGACCACTCTAAGGGCATAGAGAGGCTCCTCACGAGGGACTTCGGGTTCACGAGCATCGAAAACGCGATAGCGACGTCACCCTGGACGATACCCAGCCACGCCTCGATGTTCACCGGCCTCTATCCCCTCTACCACGGGGTTCACGAGGGCAGGAAGAGAAAGGTGCCCGACGTGAGGTTCCGGGAGGACGGGACGTACCTCCACGAGGTTTTGGCATCTCTCGGGTACACCACCTACCTCCTCACGGCCAACTTTTTCATCGGCCCAGACTTCGGCATAAAATCCTTTGACGAGTTCAGGGACACCCTCAGGCCCCTCATCGAGGACAGAGACCGGGAGGAGCTGAACGAGGTGCTCAGGAAGCACGAGCCGGGGAACGCCCTCGAGCTGACGTGGGCGCTGGTGAAGGAGAGGAAGTTCACCCTGCCGTTCAAGATTTTCCTGAGGATAGTGGGCAGGTACGGCGAAGGGTGGCCCAGGGACAAGGGGGCGAAGGTGACGGAGAGGCTCCTATCAGAGATGGAGCTGAAGAGGCCGGTTTACACCTTCATCAACCTCATGGAGGTTCACGAGCCGTATTCCATCTTCGAGGGCTTCACCGACGCCCCGGTCGTGAACAGGCTTCTCGGCGAGGAGCCTGAGCTCGTCGAAAAGTGGAGGAAGGGCTATCCAAGGCAGGTGGAATACCTGGAGAAGAGGCTCAGGGAGATGATGGAGATCCTCGAGGACAGGAACCTGATGGAGAGCTCTGTCATCGTCGTCACGAGCGACCACGGACAGTTGCTCGGGGAGGACAACAGGCTGGGACACGGGGTTTTCCTGGACGACGAGCTCCTTAGGGTGCCCCTCCTGATAAGGGCCCCGCGCGAGATTGGCGAGGTGGAGGGCTACGTGAGCCTCGCGAGGATAAAGCCCTTTATCCTGAGCCAGGTTGAGGGGAAGGACTTCCAGCTGGCCTCGGAGTACGCCCTGGCAGAGAGCTTCGGAACCCACTATCCCTACCCCAACCTGCCCGAGGAGAAGCTCGAGGCCGTGAAGGAGCTCGAGAAGTACAGGATAAAGCTCTACCACAGGGAGGGCACCGCGGTCTTCAACGTCGATGACTGGAAGCTCGAGGAGGTCGAGTCAGGTAACGGGGAGTTCGAGAGGAAGGCGAGGAAGCTGATACTCAGGCACCTAAGCCTCTTCACCGGAGGGAGGGTGGCCGGGTGA
- a CDS encoding glycosyltransferase family 2 protein — protein sequence MKPRSSKTRGYLLVTPAKNEEANLPLLARSVVNQSLRPRLWVIVNDNSSDGTGKIADELARRHDWIEVLHLKGGGGYDLKYRYSKVVRAGFERALSLAIGRGIPFGYIGVLDADFILERRFFEKLVEAFRRDPRLGIVSGGGYYLKGKRLVWEGTDPERPKGSPRLFRRECFREVGGYREGPSPDTVSHYLARFLGWRTGQVVDAIAVQLRETEGRFGHLRGYEMLGWSNYKLGASFTSVLARAGFLMLQNPVKGYALVAGYLKAFKERERRIENGDLREMIRSDLTLGSNLRKLKRIRDARKLVPVRESDVRG from the coding sequence GTGAAGCCGAGGAGCTCGAAAACCCGGGGCTACCTGCTCGTCACCCCAGCAAAGAACGAAGAGGCGAACCTGCCCCTTCTGGCGAGGAGCGTTGTGAACCAGAGCCTCAGGCCAAGGCTGTGGGTGATAGTGAACGACAACAGCTCCGACGGGACGGGGAAGATAGCTGATGAGTTAGCGAGAAGGCACGACTGGATAGAGGTTCTCCACCTGAAGGGTGGCGGCGGCTACGACCTGAAGTACCGCTACTCCAAGGTGGTCAGGGCGGGCTTCGAGAGGGCGCTCTCGCTGGCCATTGGGAGGGGCATACCCTTCGGCTACATAGGAGTTCTAGATGCTGACTTCATACTGGAGCGCAGGTTTTTCGAAAAACTTGTGGAGGCCTTTAGAAGGGACCCCCGGCTTGGAATCGTGAGTGGCGGCGGCTACTATCTGAAGGGAAAACGACTCGTCTGGGAGGGAACCGACCCCGAGAGGCCGAAGGGCAGTCCAAGGCTCTTCAGGAGGGAGTGCTTCAGGGAGGTCGGTGGGTACCGCGAGGGTCCAAGCCCTGACACCGTCTCACACTACCTCGCAAGGTTCCTCGGGTGGAGAACCGGGCAGGTGGTCGATGCCATAGCGGTTCAGCTCAGGGAGACGGAGGGACGCTTCGGTCACCTGAGGGGCTACGAGATGCTGGGCTGGTCCAACTACAAGCTCGGCGCGTCTTTCACGTCGGTCCTTGCCAGAGCAGGATTTCTGATGCTTCAGAACCCGGTCAAGGGCTACGCCCTCGTTGCCGGATACCTCAAAGCGTTTAAGGAAAGAGAGAGGAGAATAGAGAACGGGGACCTCAGGGAGATGATACGGAGCGACCTGACCCTGGGGAGCAACCTCCGCAAGCTCAAGAGGATAAGGGACGCGAGAAAGCTGGTGCCGGTTCGGGAGAGTGATGTCCGTGGGTAA
- a CDS encoding glycosyltransferase family 2 protein, giving the protein MSMSVSVIISTLYKRPREFKECLESIIEQTVHPTEIIILNGSFDGSWENVKEEFDDIFKKMRDAGIAVKHITSLGASLPHARNTGAKLGKGEILLFLDDDVVLERDYIKNLLKVYEEHPNAMGVQGFITNRVSGNNPLIRFGFLKFIWWLLQRGYYEVDEHRQLVSLFEVLPYRLTRTINRESFSGTNMSYRKEVFKSLEFDERLKRYAIGEDKDFSYRLHKLFPGSLYQTPHARLVHQEAPAGRLPSKQFETMKQVYHLYLFYKLFEQNARNKTVYVLGRIGDLLLHSILFMTSGFKKEKALKVTYMIEAMWLALSNRNRIKKGEVNFWTREMQKIT; this is encoded by the coding sequence ATGTCCATGTCCGTATCAGTTATCATATCAACACTCTACAAACGTCCCAGAGAGTTCAAAGAGTGCCTTGAGTCCATAATTGAACAGACAGTTCATCCTACGGAGATTATCATCCTCAACGGCAGCTTCGATGGCTCGTGGGAGAATGTGAAGGAGGAGTTCGATGACATCTTCAAGAAAATGCGAGACGCCGGAATCGCCGTGAAGCATATTACCTCCCTTGGTGCCAGCCTGCCCCATGCCAGAAACACGGGAGCAAAGCTCGGAAAGGGGGAGATACTCCTCTTCCTAGACGACGACGTCGTTCTTGAGAGAGACTACATAAAGAACCTCCTCAAAGTGTATGAGGAGCACCCCAACGCCATGGGCGTCCAGGGGTTCATAACCAACAGGGTCAGCGGGAACAACCCCCTCATCAGGTTCGGTTTTCTGAAGTTCATCTGGTGGCTCCTCCAGCGCGGCTACTACGAGGTGGACGAGCACAGACAGCTCGTTTCCCTCTTCGAGGTCCTTCCCTACAGGCTCACGAGGACGATAAACCGGGAGAGCTTCAGCGGAACGAACATGTCCTACCGGAAGGAAGTCTTTAAAAGCCTCGAATTCGACGAGCGCCTCAAGAGGTACGCAATAGGGGAGGACAAGGACTTCTCCTACAGGCTCCACAAGCTCTTCCCGGGCTCACTCTACCAGACTCCTCATGCGAGGCTCGTGCATCAGGAAGCCCCGGCGGGAAGGCTCCCATCAAAGCAGTTCGAGACCATGAAGCAGGTCTATCACCTCTATCTGTTCTACAAGCTCTTCGAGCAGAACGCTAGAAACAAGACCGTCTACGTTCTTGGCAGGATTGGAGACCTCCTGCTTCACTCCATACTCTTCATGACTTCCGGCTTCAAGAAGGAGAAAGCCCTCAAAGTCACCTACATGATTGAAGCCATGTGGCTCGCCCTCTCAAACCGAAACAGGATTAAGAAGGGAGAAGTAAACTTCTGGACGAGGGAGATGCAAAAAATAACATGA